TCACGGGTATGTTTCCGTCAATCTGGGAAGTGTTCAGTTGGTTCATGCCGCGAGGCCTCCGTCCATCAAGCGGTTGAAGAAGTATTGTATTTCCTGGCGTTGTTGCGCTCCGCAATCCATACGGTTGAAGCGGCGACGAAACTCCTCGGCGCCTGGCAGCGACTGCAATTGCCAGCCGACATGCTTGCGCGCGATACGCACGCCATGTTCCAGCCCATAGAATTCCTGCAGGGCGTCCAGATGAGCCAGCAACAGCGATTGTTGCCAAGCCAGCCCGGGCGCAGGCAGGTGTTCACCGTAACGCAGGTAATGATCAATCTCGCGGAAGATCCAGGGGCGGCGCTGGGCGGCGCGGCCGATCATCACCGCATCGGCGCCGGTGTGGTCGAGGACATGGCGGGCCTTCTCCGGCGAGTCGATATCGCCGTTGGCAAACAGCGGAATGGAGATGGCCTGACGGATTTCGGCGATGGTGTCGTACTCGGCTTCTCCGGTGTAGAGCTCGCTGCGTGTGCGCCCATGCACGGCCAGCGCCTGAATACCGCTCTGCTCGGCGATGCGCGCAATGGTGACGCCGTTGCGGTGCTCCGGGTCCCAGCCTGTGCGGATTTTCAGCGTCACGGGAATATCCACCGCGCCGACCACGGCTTCGATGATCTCGGTCACCAGACGCTCATCACGCAACAGTGCGGAGCCGGCAGCCTTGTTGCAGACCTTCTTGGCCGGGCAACCCATATTGATATCGATGATCTGCGCGCCGTTGTCGCGATTTATGCGGGCGGCATCGGCCATCATCTGTGGGTCGCCACCGGCGATCTGCACCGAGCGCGGGTCCGGTTCGCCACTGTGATCCAGACGCTGACGGGATTTGCGGCTATGCCAGAGGCGGGTATCGCTGGTGACCATTTCCGATACTACCAGGCCGGCGCCCAGTTCCCGGCACATGGTGCGGAACGGGCGATCAGTCACGCCGGCCATGGGGGCCAGGATGACAGGGCTGGTTAGTTGAAAAGATCCGATACTGATCACTGCATGTCCATCCCTGTACTCTGTGGTCAATGGTGTGCGCCCCAAAACCGCAGGACGTGTTCGGGCAGGGTCAGAAAAGTGAAGAGGGCCGCTATCATACCTGCTAGCTGTGACCATATAAAGACTGTTCTGGCTGATATTTGATCAGCTGGTCGGCTGGCGAGATGTTGGAAAATGCAGCGTCAGGTCAGGGGCTGAGAAACTCGAGACTGTAGCCGTTCGCCTGAGGGCCCGGGTCGAGCATGCTCAGGCCCACATGAATAGGTGTTTGTGGTGGCATCAGACT
Above is a genomic segment from Halopseudomonas litoralis containing:
- the dusB gene encoding tRNA dihydrouridine synthase DusB, yielding MISIGSFQLTSPVILAPMAGVTDRPFRTMCRELGAGLVVSEMVTSDTRLWHSRKSRQRLDHSGEPDPRSVQIAGGDPQMMADAARINRDNGAQIIDINMGCPAKKVCNKAAGSALLRDERLVTEIIEAVVGAVDIPVTLKIRTGWDPEHRNGVTIARIAEQSGIQALAVHGRTRSELYTGEAEYDTIAEIRQAISIPLFANGDIDSPEKARHVLDHTGADAVMIGRAAQRRPWIFREIDHYLRYGEHLPAPGLAWQQSLLLAHLDALQEFYGLEHGVRIARKHVGWQLQSLPGAEEFRRRFNRMDCGAQQRQEIQYFFNRLMDGGLAA